A genomic segment from Coccinella septempunctata chromosome 3, icCocSept1.1, whole genome shotgun sequence encodes:
- the LOC123309907 gene encoding vacuolar protein-sorting-associated protein 36, with amino-acid sequence MNRFRYASPILIENEYTLTTEKNVRLYDGDQKTAFEGGELIITSHRILWGKPGAIATGQTCLVLSLSLVVYMEEESPGAFSFSNSRKIVLFLSENVDDQSYGPQQTSVYNFIKLSFRDGYQHNVLETLNHALQQRAWETKISSKQIGASSGNRSTPMIKLRTGIVGIERNLQEKQKAADESITVAFQDLSKLMTMAKDMVKLSQTISTKIKEKQGDITDDDTVKFKSYLLSLGIDDPVTRDSYKSNTQYYRELAKEICNLLREPIDKMGGMMGMTDVFCRINRARGLELLSPEDTLNACKAMETLNLPLKLYQFASGVMVLQLSSLDDEIVTDATAKLIEEKKSLTCDELATHLGISIVLAKERLLSAEKVAKCCRDDSIEGLRFYPNLFLMNTD; translated from the exons ATGAACCGCTTTAGGTATGCAAGCCCAATATTGATCGAGAATGAGTACACTTTAACAACCGAAAAAAATGTCAGATTATATGACGGAGATCAGAAG ACTGCTTTTGAAGGTGGTGAACTTATTATAACATCTCACAGAATACTTTGGGGAAAACCTGGTGCTATAGCTACAGGTCAAACATGTCTGGTACTGAGTTTGAGTTTGGTAGTTTATATGGAGGAGGAATCCCCAGGCGCATTCAGCTTTAgcaattcaagaaaaattgtTCTGTTTCTCTCAGAaaatgtagatg ATCAGTCTTATGGACCTCAACAAACAAGCGTATACAATTTCATTAAGTTGTCTTTTAGAGATGGTTATCAGCATAATGTTCTTGAAACTCTGAACCATGCCTTGCAACAAAGGGCATGGGAAACCAAAATATCTTCTAAACAAATAGGGGCATCCTCAGGCAATAGAAGCACTCCTATGATCAAACTAAGGACTGGTATTGTAGGCATAGAAAGAAATttgcaagaaaaacaaaaagCTGCTGATGAGAGTATCACCGTAGCATTTCAAGATTTAAGTAAGCTTATGACAATGGCCAAAGATATGGTCAAGCTGTCACAAACAATATCTACTAAAATTAAg GAAAAACAGGGTGATATAACAGACGATGATACTGTTAAATTCAAATCCTATCTGCTGAGTTTGGGTATTGATGATCCAGTCACCAGAGATTCTTACAAATCAAATACACAGTATTATCGAGAACTTGCGAAGGAAATTTGTAACTTACTGCGAGAACCCATAGATAAAATGGGCGGTATGATGGGAATGACAGATGTCTTCTGCCGGATCAACAGAGCCAGGG GTTTAGAATTATTATCACCAGAAGATACTTTAAATGCCTGTAAGGCTATGGAAACTTTGAATTTGCCATTGAAATTGTATCAGTTTGCTTCGGGCGTAATGGTTTTACAGCTGAGTTCTTTGGACGACGAAATTGTGACAGATGCTACGGCGAAATTG ATCGAAGAAAAGAAGTCTTTAACTTGTGATGAATTGGCAACACACTTGGGAATATCGATTGTCTTAGCCAAAGAAAGATTGCTATCGGCGGAAAAAGTTGCTAAATGTTGCAGAGATGATTCCATTGAAGGATTGAGATTCTATCCTAACCTTTTCTTAATGAATACAGATTGA
- the LOC123309377 gene encoding exosome complex component RRP4 — MPRQIQIRSASNRVDTSVAVDREESHPAIYTPGQIITQQNGFMRGHGTYEEDGVLKASVAGVQEKVNNLISVRPLKSRYNGEIGDVVVGRITEVQQKRWKVNTNARLDSVLLLSGVNLPGGELRRRSAEDEHMMRKYLQEGDLISAEVQSIFSDGSLSLHTRSLKYGKLAQGFLVKVSPSLIRRSKTHFLKLQIGINLILGTNGFIWIYPFSNDSDESVGGFILNSEEVIPENVRIIMTRVRQCILALAQSKIMLYDTSILFAYEESMKYSISQLIIPEAMVDIALLTQHRLILAENE, encoded by the exons ATGCCTCGACAAATTCAAATACGTTCAGCTTCAAATAGAGTGGACACAAGTGTGGCTGTTGATAGGGAAGAATCTCATCCGGCCATTTATACTCCAGGACAGATTATTACTCAACAAAATGGTTTCATGAG AGGTCACGGTACTTATGAAGAAGATGGAGTACTCAAGGCATCAGTTGCTGGTGTTCAAGAAAAAGTTAACAATTTAATTTCTGTACGCCCTTTGAAAAGTAGGTATAATGGTGAAATTGGAGATGTTGTTGTTGGTCGAATAACTGAAGTTCAACAGAAAAGGTGGAAGGTGAATACAAATGCTCGATTAGATTCTGTTTTATTGCTATCTGGAGTTAATTTGCCAGGAGGGGAATTG AGACGGCGTTCTGCAGAAGATGAACATATGATGAGAAAATATCTTCAAGAAGGGGACCTTATAAGTGCTGAAGTTCAGAGTATATTTTCAGATGGCTCTTTATCCTTACATACTAGAAGTTTAAAATATGGAAAG CTTGCCCAAGGGTTCTTGGTGAAAGTCTCCCCCTCTCTCATTAGAAGAAGTAAAACACATTTTCTTAAATTACAAATTGGGATTAATCTAATTTTGGGAACAAATGGTTTCATATGGATATATCCTTTTTCTAATGATTCTGATGAAAGTGTTGGTGGATTTATTCTTAATTCAGAAGAG gTGATTCCTGAGAATGTAAGAATAATAATGACTAGAGTGAGGCAGTGTATTTTGGCTTTGGCCCAGAGTAAAATAATGTTGTATGATACAAGTATTTTGTTTGCTTATGaggaatcaatgaaatattccatatctCAATTGATTATTCCTGAAGCTATGGTTGATATAGCACTTTTAACACAACATCGTTTGATTTTAgctgaaaatgaatga
- the LOC123309271 gene encoding protein yippee-like 5 isoform X2, with amino-acid sequence MGRIFLEHMGGNRIFACARCDTHLTNRGELISTRFTGATGRAFLFNKVVNLTYSENHDRVMLTGRHMVRDVFCKACSTKLGWMYEFATEENQRYKEGRVILERALVTECDGMEER; translated from the exons ATGGGTAGAATCTTTCTAGAGCATATGGGTGGTAATCGCATTTTTGCATGTGCCAGATGTGATACACACTTGACAAATAGAGGTGAATTAATAAGCACCAGGTTTACTGGAGCCACTGGACGTGCCTTCTTATTCAACAAAGTGGTTAATTTAACATACAGCGAGAATCACGACCGAGTGATGTTGACTGGCCGACATATG GTAAGGGATGTATTTTGCAAAGCCTGTAGCACAAAGTTGGGTTGGATGTATGAATTTGCTACGGAAGAAAATCAGCGATACAAAGAAGGTCGTGTAATCTTAGAAAGAGCACTTGTTACTGAATGCGATGGAATGGAGGAGAGATAA
- the LOC123309271 gene encoding protein yippee-like 5 isoform X1 encodes MGRIFLEHMGGNRIFACARCDTHLTNRGELISTRFTGATGRAFLFNKVVNLTYSENHDRVMLTGRHMVVLDRVRDVFCKACSTKLGWMYEFATEENQRYKEGRVILERALVTECDGMEER; translated from the exons ATGGGTAGAATCTTTCTAGAGCATATGGGTGGTAATCGCATTTTTGCATGTGCCAGATGTGATACACACTTGACAAATAGAGGTGAATTAATAAGCACCAGGTTTACTGGAGCCACTGGACGTGCCTTCTTATTCAACAAAGTGGTTAATTTAACATACAGCGAGAATCACGACCGAGTGATGTTGACTGGCCGACATATGGTAGTGCTTGATAGA GTAAGGGATGTATTTTGCAAAGCCTGTAGCACAAAGTTGGGTTGGATGTATGAATTTGCTACGGAAGAAAATCAGCGATACAAAGAAGGTCGTGTAATCTTAGAAAGAGCACTTGTTACTGAATGCGATGGAATGGAGGAGAGATAA